The following is a genomic window from Thermodesulfobacteriota bacterium.
GATATAGTACTTAATCCCCTGGGGGTTCCTTCAAGGATGAATGTTGGACAGATTTTAGAGACTCATCTGGGCTGGGCTTCCAAAGGATTGGGTAACTGTATAAATGAATATCTTGAGAAAAACTACGGTGTTGAGGTAATAAAATCAAAAATCAAGGAGATATATTCATCCAAAGAATTCGATCAGATCATTGATGAAAGCTCTGATGAAGAGATAATTGAATTGGCAAAGAAGCTTAGAAATGGAGTATATATGTCCTCTCCTGTTTTTGATGGAGCCTCGGAAGATGAGGTTAAAAAATCCCTTGCATTAGCCGGGTTACCTGTCTCCGGCAAGACCATACTTTTTGATGGAAGGACAGGAGAAGCCTTCGATCAGAAGGTGACTGTGGGAATGATCTATATGATGAAACTACACCACTTAGTAGATGATAAGATTCATGCCCGATCTATTGGGCCATACTCTCTAGTCACTCAACAACCGCTTGGAGGAAAGGCTCAATTCGGTGGACAGAGGTTGGGAGAGATGGAGGTTTGGGCTCTTGAGGCTTATGGAGCCGCGTACTGCTTACAGGAGTTTCTTACAGTAAAATCTGATGATGTGTGGGGAAGGACTAAGACCTATGAAACCATAGTCAAAGGCGGGAATGTTCTGGAGTCAGGATTGCCTGAATCGTTCAATGTCTTGGTCAAAGAGCTTCAGAGTTTAGCGCTGGATGTGGAGTTAATTGAGGAGGAAGGGTTGTATAAGGATTTCCAGAGTTCTGAAGAGGAAAAGATTAATTAAAATTGTTAGTCAGTCCTTCATAGGCGGATAAAAGACATACATTGTATATCCAAAACTTCTAAAATGTAGGAGGGTTGAGTGTGAAAGACTCCTTTGGAATTTTTGAAAACCCCCAGAGCCCATTGAGTTTTAGCTCTCTAAAGATATCCCTGGCTTCGCCAGAAACTATTAGGAGTTGGTCACATGGAGAGGTTAAGAAACCTGAGACCATTAATTATAGAACTTTTAAGCCAGAAAGAGATGGTTTATTCTGTGCCAAGATTTTTGGCCCTACTAAAGACTATGAATGTAATTGTGGAAAGTACAAGAGGTTAAAACATCGGGGTGTTGTCTGTGAAAAGTGCGGAGTTGAAGTTATTCAGTCGAAGGTTCGTCGAGAAAGATTGGGACATATAGAACTAGCATCACCAGTTGCCCATATTTGGTTTTTAAAGAGTCTTCCCAGTAGAATGGGTGCTTTGTTAGACATGACCCTGAGAGAGATAGAGAAAATCCTATATTTTGAATGCTATGTGGTTATAAATCCTAATGATGCCCCGTTGAAAATAGGGGAATTATTAACGGAAGAGGGATATCGAAAAGCTAAAAGGGAATATGGGGATAATTTTTCTGCTGGTATGGGTGCAGAAGCTGTCAGAGAACTATTGAAAAATATAGAGGTAGACAAGCTTTCTGAAGAGTTACGCTTGGAAATGAAAAGTACTACTTCGGAGGCAAAGAGAAAGAAGATTGCGAAGAGATTGAGGGTAGTAGAATCTTTCAAAAATTCTGGGAATAAACCTGAATGGATGATATTAAAGGTTGTACCTGTTATCCCACCTGATTTGAGGCCATTGGTTCCATTAGACGGTGGGCGATTTGCTACCTCCGATCTTAATGATCTCTATCGTAGAGTTATTAACAGAAATAACAGGTTGAAAAGGCTTTTGGAACTGGATGCTCCTGAGATTATTATTAGTAATGAGAAGAGAATGCTTCAGGAAGCCGTAGATGTTTTGTTCGATAATGGAAGAAGAGGAAGGGCCATTACCGGAAGGAACAAAAGGCCATTAAAATCTCTGAGTGACATGCTTAAAGGTAAACAAGGAAGGTTTAGACAAAATCTCTTGGGTAAACGCGTTGATTACTCTGGCCGTTCAGTTATTGTTATTGGCCCAGAACTAAGGTTACACCAATGTGGACTTCCCAAAAAGATGGCGTTAGAGCTTTTTAAACCGTTTGTTTATAACAAATTAGAGGAAAAAGGATATGTTAATACTATTAAAAGTGCAAAGAAGATGGTTGAAAAAGAAACGCCGGAGGTATGGGACATTCTAGAAGAGGTAGTTAAGGAGTACCCTATTCTTCTAAACCGGGCACCAACTTTACATAGGCTGGGAATTCAGGCATTTGAGCCGGTTTTAATTGAAGGTAAAGCCATTCAATTGCATCCATTGGTATGCGCTGCTTTTAATGCTGATTTTGATGGGGATCAGATGGCTGTTCATGTCCCGCTATCCATCGAGGGACGGATTGAAGCAAGGGCTTTGATGATGTCCACAAACAATATCCTATCCCCTGCCAACGGAAGACCTATAATTGTTCCTACACAGGATATTGTTTTGGGTATCTATTATATGACTCGAGACAAAGACTTTGTTAAAGGTTCAGGTAAGGTGTTTTCTAATCCAGAGGAAGTAAGAATAGCCTATGATTCTTCGGAAATAGACCTCCATGCAAAAATTGTGGTGAGAATGGATGGAGAACTGGTAGAAACAACAGTAGGAAGAATTCTTTTAAAGGAAATAGTCCCTGATGAGATTTCTTTTAGCTCCATTAATAGGGTAATGAACAAGAAGGAACTGGCCAATTTAATCGACCAATGCTATAGATTATGTGGTAACAAGAAGACTGTTATTTTGGCTGATAGATTGAAGGATTTGGGATATCAATTTGCTACAAAAGCTGGAATTTCTATTTCAATCGATGATATGCTTATTCCTCCGAATAAATTAGAATTTCTGGAGAAATCCCATAGCGAGGTCCGTGAAATTGAAACCCAGTATACCGAAGGACTTATAACTGATGGTGAGAGGTACAATAAGGTAATCGATATCTGGGCACAGGCTACGGAGAAGATTGCTGATGATATGTTACATGAGCTGGGTACGGAAGAGATAATTGGAACTGATGGTAAAAAGAAGGAAATACCTAGTTTTAATCCTATATTTATGATGGCGGATTCTGGTGCTAGAGGAAGTGCGCAACAAATTAGACAGTTAGCAGGTATGAGGGGATTGATGGCAAAACCATCTGGAGAAATCATCGAAACACCGATTACGGCAAATTTTAGGGAAGGGTTAACTGTTCTACAATACTTTATATCCACTCATGGGGCTCGTAAAGGTCTTGCCGATACAGCTTTAAAAACTGCCAATTCAGGGTATCTTACCCGCAGGTTGGTAGATGTGGCGCAGGATGCTATTATAACTGAGGCTGATTGTGGGACTCTGGATGGGATATATGTCTCTTCCTTGGTGGAAGGTGGAGAGATTATTGAGCGAATGGGTGATCGAATATTAGGTAGGGTTGCTTTAGACAACATAAAAGATCCTTTTACTGGGAAAATAATAGTAGATGCCAATCAAGAGATTGATGAAAATCTTGCTAAAAAGATTGAAGAAGCTGGTATTGAAAGGGTAAAGATTCGTTCCGTTTTAACCTGTCGGTTAAATAATGGAATCTGTGTGGAGTGCTATGGTAGGGATCTTGGCCGTGGGAAAAAAGTCAATCTGGGTGAGGCTGTGGGGGTAATTGCCGCCCAATCCATAGGAGAACCTGGAACCCAATTGACTATGAGGACATTCCATATTGGCGGAACAGCCAGTAGGCGTGCCGAGCAAAGTACCCTTGAGTCGAGGACTGAAGGAAAGGTTAAGTTTATAAATTTGAGTGCTGTTAGAAATAAAGAAAACAACTTAGTAGTAATGAATCGTAACGGTATGATTGCGATACTCGACAGCGATGAAAGAGAAAGAGAGCGATACTCTCTTATTTATGGTGCAAAGCTTAGGATTGAAGAAAAAGAGGCTGTCAAGCCAGGACAACTACTTGCAGAATGGGATCCATATACCACTCCTATCTTAACAGAGGTTTCTGGGACTGTTAAATTTGGGGATATAATAGAAGGTGTTACTATGCAGGAGCAAGTAGATGAGGTTACTGGTCTTTCGAGAAAGGTGATTATTGAATCAAAGGACCCTGATACCCGTCCAAGGATTTCTATCAAGAATGAAAGTGGCCGTACTGCTAAGTTGCCTGGATCCGAATCCCCTGCGAGATACCTTCTCCCCGTCAAAGCAAATATTATAGTAAATGAAGGGGATAGAG
Proteins encoded in this region:
- the rpoC gene encoding DNA-directed RNA polymerase subunit beta', with the translated sequence MKDSFGIFENPQSPLSFSSLKISLASPETIRSWSHGEVKKPETINYRTFKPERDGLFCAKIFGPTKDYECNCGKYKRLKHRGVVCEKCGVEVIQSKVRRERLGHIELASPVAHIWFLKSLPSRMGALLDMTLREIEKILYFECYVVINPNDAPLKIGELLTEEGYRKAKREYGDNFSAGMGAEAVRELLKNIEVDKLSEELRLEMKSTTSEAKRKKIAKRLRVVESFKNSGNKPEWMILKVVPVIPPDLRPLVPLDGGRFATSDLNDLYRRVINRNNRLKRLLELDAPEIIISNEKRMLQEAVDVLFDNGRRGRAITGRNKRPLKSLSDMLKGKQGRFRQNLLGKRVDYSGRSVIVIGPELRLHQCGLPKKMALELFKPFVYNKLEEKGYVNTIKSAKKMVEKETPEVWDILEEVVKEYPILLNRAPTLHRLGIQAFEPVLIEGKAIQLHPLVCAAFNADFDGDQMAVHVPLSIEGRIEARALMMSTNNILSPANGRPIIVPTQDIVLGIYYMTRDKDFVKGSGKVFSNPEEVRIAYDSSEIDLHAKIVVRMDGELVETTVGRILLKEIVPDEISFSSINRVMNKKELANLIDQCYRLCGNKKTVILADRLKDLGYQFATKAGISISIDDMLIPPNKLEFLEKSHSEVREIETQYTEGLITDGERYNKVIDIWAQATEKIADDMLHELGTEEIIGTDGKKKEIPSFNPIFMMADSGARGSAQQIRQLAGMRGLMAKPSGEIIETPITANFREGLTVLQYFISTHGARKGLADTALKTANSGYLTRRLVDVAQDAIITEADCGTLDGIYVSSLVEGGEIIERMGDRILGRVALDNIKDPFTGKIIVDANQEIDENLAKKIEEAGIERVKIRSVLTCRLNNGICVECYGRDLGRGKKVNLGEAVGVIAAQSIGEPGTQLTMRTFHIGGTASRRAEQSTLESRTEGKVKFINLSAVRNKENNLVVMNRNGMIAILDSDERERERYSLIYGAKLRIEEKEAVKPGQLLAEWDPYTTPILTEVSGTVKFGDIIEGVTMQEQVDEVTGLSRKVIIESKDPDTRPRISIKNESGRTAKLPGSESPARYLLPVKANIIVNEGDRVNAGDVIVKIPRETTKTKDITGGLPRVAELFEARKPKEYAVISEIDGIVSFGKDIKGRRRVIITPEVGEPKEYLISKGKHISVHEGDRVRAGEPLMDGPANPHDILYILGEKELARYLVDEVQEVYRLQGVKINDKHIEVIVRQMLRRVRIKEVGDTDFLIGEQVERYVFEEENEKIRAKGGKPAIAEPLLLGITKASLSTDSFISAASFQETTKVLTQASIDGKCDCLKGLKENVIMGRLIPAGTGFPGYRNLKTEVVNSKEGICVEEK